Part of the Tripterygium wilfordii isolate XIE 37 unplaced genomic scaffold, ASM1340144v1 ctg31, whole genome shotgun sequence genome, TAAGTATGATTTCTAGGTCAATTACTAAGGAAGTCCCATATTGGGCCCCAGGCCCAATCACATCCCAATAGAGGGGTCCGTCCATACGATCAACATGTGTTGACCATGTGATCTGGAAGTATTGTAAATAGAGGATGATTCCTCCTCATTATCTCTAAAATACCTGGTATCTCTCTAAAAGTCATTCATTTCTCTCACTAGAATATTCTTTATCGTtgactgacttgatcgtcagagCTTCTCCGTCCAGTGCCCAAACTTCACCATCGACCTTCTCTTTGATCTTGCAGGATTGTCATAGGTCTCGATCGATGAATACAAATTGATTACAGATTTTAAGATCTATATAGATAACATCCTAAGAAATCGGGCCAAGTCCAATTCGATAAAATGGACTTGAAGTCATGTTATTTGGGCTCAACACCGAACATTATATAGAACACCACCACTAACCCCATCCAATGCAATTCGTTGTGATAGAAACCAACAGCACGCTAGTCACAGCTATCAGAGTTGTTAATTGACGATCAAGAGAAAATGAACCCAATCGACGACTCGAAGGACGCGGTGACGATCCGGGGTGGTAAGCCACAACATCGACACAATCAAACATGTGGAGAAAAGCTCCTGGACAAGGACTTGCAACGAATGGAGCGACATCCTGTGGACGACAAGGGCGGAATCGAGAGGCCACCACCGAAGTCAGGCCTCGGTGGGAAGTACACCTGGGAAGGGCCCGATGATGAGGTGGAGAACGAGTTGTTGCCTGCGCCATCGGCGATTGATGAGGGGAACCCAAACTATGTGGACGAGGAAACGGAGGAGAGGATTGTGAAAGGAGAGAAGAGTGATGTGGTAGGGCTGGTTATTGGT contains:
- the LOC119994938 gene encoding uncharacterized protein LOC119994938 — its product is MNPIDDSKDAVTIRGGKPQHRHNQTCGEKLLDKDLQRMERHPVDDKGGIERPPPKSGLGGKYTWEGPDDEVENELLPAPSAIDEGNPNYVDEETEERIVKGEKSDVVGLVIGEVEVDKVAQEKKGVGRVEIDPRFKVD